One window of the Desmospora activa DSM 45169 genome contains the following:
- a CDS encoding LVIVD repeat-containing protein, which yields MNLRYQLKGIMCGIAFLLAVMPATAFACNAGPEVDGDKAGLVKPGKAFSNGKAQMSVHPNYELNEIATASPEERKGVDVTSADVYAHKGYAYMGTHRGQQSNEGVRVFDIRDPKNPVEVAAFANDLPGTWQEKVIVKEVNTKHFKGDLAVVSVQKYRQDQTQNGGVLVYDVTDPANPKKLAFWTLPEEIRSGTHELYLTVQGDRAIFLAANIYADYYTEGKYHDFSIVDVSNPAQPVELHNWNPRELLKAADYDGYTYTDDEGAQRTAFAHSIITDKKGEFAYVSYWDLGTIIVDIRNPENPTIVGHTKFERHVQGAAHSAALAKGDTILIETREVFEPDPDDPAFERGWGYVRIYDIKDKKNPKLIGDYRSENSMRQIKAGERDPGTYTVHDPKVKGNLLYLSHYSDGVRIVDITDPTHPYEVASYVPDRAMVWGVFLHKNEILASDMGTGLKVLELNRKPDRKSLL from the coding sequence GTGAACTTGCGGTATCAGCTAAAAGGAATCATGTGTGGGATTGCGTTTTTACTAGCTGTAATGCCGGCAACGGCGTTCGCTTGTAACGCTGGGCCGGAGGTAGATGGGGATAAAGCAGGTTTGGTAAAGCCGGGAAAAGCCTTTAGCAACGGGAAAGCACAGATGAGTGTTCACCCGAACTACGAGTTAAACGAGATCGCGACTGCATCCCCGGAGGAGCGAAAAGGAGTCGACGTTACATCTGCCGATGTCTACGCCCATAAAGGATATGCCTATATGGGAACGCATCGCGGTCAGCAATCCAACGAAGGTGTGCGGGTATTTGATATCCGTGACCCCAAAAATCCGGTGGAAGTGGCCGCTTTCGCCAATGACCTCCCCGGAACCTGGCAGGAAAAGGTGATTGTAAAAGAAGTAAACACCAAGCATTTTAAAGGGGATCTGGCGGTGGTAAGCGTACAAAAGTACCGTCAGGATCAGACACAAAACGGTGGGGTGTTGGTCTATGATGTGACCGATCCCGCGAACCCAAAAAAATTGGCTTTTTGGACCTTGCCGGAAGAGATCCGCTCCGGTACCCATGAGCTTTACTTGACAGTACAAGGCGATCGCGCCATCTTTCTTGCCGCCAACATTTATGCGGATTACTACACGGAAGGGAAGTACCACGACTTTTCCATCGTTGATGTCAGTAATCCTGCCCAGCCGGTGGAGTTACATAACTGGAATCCACGGGAATTGTTAAAAGCGGCAGACTATGACGGCTATACGTACACCGATGACGAAGGTGCCCAACGCACTGCCTTTGCCCACAGTATCATCACGGATAAGAAGGGCGAATTCGCCTATGTTTCCTATTGGGATTTGGGCACGATTATCGTCGATATCCGTAACCCCGAAAATCCTACCATTGTCGGTCACACCAAGTTTGAACGGCATGTTCAAGGCGCGGCCCACTCCGCCGCTCTGGCTAAAGGGGATACCATCCTGATTGAGACACGGGAAGTATTTGAACCGGATCCCGATGATCCAGCATTTGAGCGGGGATGGGGATATGTACGCATTTACGACATCAAGGACAAGAAAAATCCAAAGCTGATCGGAGATTACCGTTCGGAGAACTCCATGCGTCAAATTAAAGCGGGGGAGCGGGATCCAGGAACATACACTGTGCATGATCCCAAAGTGAAAGGGAATCTCCTCTATCTCTCCCATTATTCAGATGGGGTACGTATTGTGGATATCACCGATCCGACCCATCCCTATGAAGTGGCTTCCTATGTGCCTGACCGGGCAATGGTGTGGGGAGTCTTCCTGCACAAAAACGAAATTTTGGCATCCGATATGGGAACGGGGCTAAAGGTCTTGGAATTAAACCGGAAACCGGATCGAAAAAGCCTCCTGTAA
- the tuf gene encoding elongation factor Tu — protein sequence MAKEKFERTKPHVNVGTIGHVDHGKTTLTAAITTILAKAGGSTAMAYDQIDNAPEEKERGITISTAHVEYETENRHYAHVDCPGHADYVKNMITGAAQMDGAILVVSAADGPMPQTREHILLSRQVDVEHIVVFLNKVDMVDDEELLELVEMEVRELLSEYDFPGDDIPVVAGSALKALEEPEGEWAEKILELMREVDNYVPTPERDTDKPFMMPVEDVFTITGRGTVATGRVERGVIKVSDEVEVVGLEEETRKTVVTGVEMFRKLMDQAEAGDNIGALLRGVNREDIQRGQVLAKPGTVKPHTKFKAQVYILSKDEGGRHKPFFGGYRPQFYFRTTDVTGVISLPEGTEMVMPGDNVEMEVELIAPIAIEDNTRFTIREGGRTVGAGAVTTITK from the coding sequence ATGGCGAAAGAGAAGTTTGAGCGTACAAAACCGCACGTCAACGTAGGCACGATTGGTCACGTTGACCATGGTAAAACCACTCTGACGGCTGCGATCACCACGATCCTGGCCAAAGCCGGCGGCAGCACTGCAATGGCTTACGACCAAATCGACAACGCTCCGGAAGAAAAAGAGCGTGGAATCACCATCTCCACCGCTCACGTGGAATATGAAACTGAAAATCGCCACTATGCGCATGTGGATTGCCCAGGCCATGCTGACTACGTCAAAAACATGATCACCGGTGCCGCTCAAATGGACGGCGCGATCCTGGTAGTTTCCGCCGCTGATGGTCCGATGCCGCAAACGCGGGAACACATCCTGCTGTCCCGTCAGGTTGACGTGGAACACATCGTTGTATTCCTGAACAAAGTGGACATGGTGGATGACGAAGAGTTGTTGGAACTGGTGGAAATGGAAGTACGTGAACTCTTGTCCGAGTACGACTTCCCGGGTGACGACATCCCGGTTGTGGCTGGTTCCGCTCTGAAAGCCCTGGAAGAGCCGGAAGGTGAATGGGCTGAAAAGATCCTGGAACTGATGCGTGAAGTGGATAACTATGTGCCTACTCCGGAACGCGACACCGACAAGCCCTTCATGATGCCGGTTGAGGACGTCTTCACCATCACCGGTCGTGGTACCGTAGCCACCGGTCGTGTAGAGCGCGGTGTGATCAAGGTTTCCGACGAAGTGGAAGTCGTCGGACTGGAAGAAGAAACCCGCAAAACGGTTGTCACCGGGGTGGAAATGTTCCGTAAGCTGATGGATCAAGCTGAAGCTGGGGACAACATCGGCGCCCTGCTGCGCGGTGTGAACCGGGAAGATATCCAGCGTGGCCAAGTGCTGGCCAAGCCGGGTACGGTGAAACCCCACACCAAATTTAAAGCACAAGTGTACATTCTCTCCAAAGACGAAGGCGGTCGTCATAAGCCGTTCTTCGGCGGTTACCGTCCGCAATTCTACTTCCGCACCACCGACGTAACTGGCGTGATCAGCCTGCCGGAAGGTACGGAAATGGTGATGCCCGGAGACAACGTCGAGATGGAAGTGGAACTGATCGCCCCGATCGCGATCGAAGACAACACCCGCTTCACCATCCGTGAAGGCGGCCGCACCGTCGGCGCTGGCGCTGTGACCACCATCACCAAGTAA
- the fusA gene encoding elongation factor G encodes MAREFSLKETRNIGIMAHIDAGKTTTTERILFYSGRVHKIGEVHEGAATMDWMEQEQERGITITSAATTCQWNDHRINIIDTPGHVDFTVEVERSLRVLDGSVGVFCAKGGVEPQSETVWRQADKYSVPRIAYVNKMDIIGADFYGAVEQMRNRLNANAVPIQLPIGAEDSFEGIIDLVKNCAYFYLDDLGTRTEAREIPDEYKEKAEEYRTKLLEAVADLDDELMEKVLMEEELTEEEIKAAVRKGVCNVEIIPVLCGSSYKNKGVQLMLDAVVDYMPSPLDVPPIQGELPDGTEAKRKSDDNEPFAALAFKIMSDPYVGKLTFFRVYSGTLDSGSYVLNATKDKRERIGRILQMHANSRQEIKTVYAGDIAAAVGLKDTGTGDTLCDEKNPIILESMIFPDPVIQLAIEPKTKSDQDKMAMALAKLAEEDPTFRAETDEDTGQTIIHGMGELHLDIIVDRLRREFKVDANVGNPQVAFRETFRSAAKVEGKFIRQSGGRGQYGHVWIEFEPLEEGGGFEFVNKIVGGVVPREYIPAVQAGVEEALQNGVLAGYPLVDVKATIVDGSYHDVDSSEMAFKIAGSMALKAAKGKCSPVILEPVMKVEVNVPEEYMGDIMGDINSRRGRVEGMETRGGTQVIKGMVPLAEMFGYATSLRSRTQGRGTYSMHFDHYEEVPKSIAEEIIAKNSGQ; translated from the coding sequence ATGGCACGTGAGTTCTCTTTGAAAGAGACGCGCAACATCGGGATCATGGCACACATCGACGCGGGTAAAACCACGACGACGGAACGGATCCTGTTCTACAGCGGTCGGGTTCATAAAATCGGTGAGGTACATGAAGGTGCGGCCACGATGGACTGGATGGAGCAGGAGCAGGAGCGTGGAATTACGATCACCTCCGCTGCGACCACCTGTCAGTGGAACGACCATCGTATCAATATCATCGATACTCCCGGTCACGTGGACTTTACCGTCGAGGTGGAACGCTCCCTGCGCGTGTTGGACGGTTCCGTAGGGGTCTTCTGCGCCAAGGGCGGCGTGGAGCCTCAGTCCGAGACCGTTTGGCGCCAGGCGGATAAATATAGTGTTCCCCGCATCGCTTATGTTAATAAAATGGACATCATCGGTGCCGATTTTTACGGTGCCGTTGAACAGATGCGGAACCGGCTGAATGCCAACGCTGTGCCGATCCAGTTGCCGATCGGGGCTGAAGATTCCTTTGAAGGGATTATCGACCTGGTCAAAAACTGCGCGTACTTCTATTTGGACGATCTGGGTACCCGTACGGAAGCACGGGAAATTCCGGATGAATACAAGGAAAAGGCCGAAGAATATCGCACCAAGCTGCTGGAAGCCGTCGCCGATCTCGATGATGAACTGATGGAGAAAGTCCTCATGGAAGAGGAGCTTACCGAAGAAGAGATCAAAGCGGCTGTGCGCAAGGGTGTCTGCAATGTGGAGATCATCCCAGTGCTGTGCGGTTCTTCCTATAAAAACAAAGGGGTTCAGTTGATGCTGGACGCCGTTGTCGACTACATGCCGTCTCCGCTGGATGTTCCCCCGATCCAAGGGGAGCTGCCAGACGGCACCGAAGCCAAGCGCAAATCCGACGACAATGAGCCCTTTGCAGCACTTGCCTTTAAAATCATGTCTGACCCCTATGTGGGTAAACTTACCTTCTTCCGGGTGTATTCCGGCACCTTGGATTCCGGTTCCTACGTGCTTAATGCTACCAAAGATAAGCGCGAGCGGATCGGACGCATCCTACAGATGCACGCCAACAGCCGGCAAGAGATTAAAACGGTGTATGCTGGCGATATCGCCGCTGCCGTCGGTCTGAAAGATACCGGTACTGGTGACACCTTGTGTGACGAAAAGAACCCGATTATCCTGGAATCGATGATCTTCCCCGACCCGGTGATTCAGCTGGCGATCGAGCCGAAGACCAAGAGTGACCAGGATAAAATGGCGATGGCTCTGGCCAAACTGGCGGAAGAAGACCCTACTTTCCGCGCTGAGACCGATGAAGATACTGGTCAGACGATCATCCACGGAATGGGTGAGTTGCACCTGGACATCATCGTCGATCGCCTGCGACGGGAGTTTAAAGTGGATGCCAATGTGGGTAACCCACAGGTGGCCTTCCGCGAAACCTTCCGCAGCGCCGCCAAGGTGGAAGGGAAGTTTATCCGTCAATCCGGCGGTCGTGGTCAATACGGTCATGTTTGGATCGAATTTGAGCCCCTGGAAGAAGGCGGCGGTTTTGAATTCGTCAACAAGATCGTTGGCGGTGTCGTACCACGGGAATACATCCCCGCTGTGCAAGCAGGTGTGGAAGAAGCCCTGCAAAACGGTGTGTTGGCCGGATATCCGCTCGTAGACGTAAAGGCTACCATTGTAGATGGATCCTACCACGATGTGGACTCCTCGGAGATGGCCTTTAAGATTGCCGGTTCAATGGCGCTAAAAGCAGCCAAAGGCAAGTGTAGCCCCGTCATACTGGAGCCGGTGATGAAAGTGGAAGTCAATGTTCCCGAAGAATATATGGGCGACATCATGGGCGACATCAACTCCCGCCGTGGTCGTGTGGAAGGGATGGAAACTCGTGGCGGCACCCAAGTGATCAAGGGAATGGTGCCTCTGGCCGAAATGTTTGGGTATGCAACCAGCTTGCGTTCCCGTACCCAAGGTCGTGGAACCTACTCCATGCACTTCGATCATTATGAAGAAGTGCCGAAGAGCATCGCGGAAGAGATCATCGCCAAAAACTCGGGTCAGTGA
- the rpsG gene encoding 30S ribosomal protein S7, which yields MPRKGPVPRREVLPDPIYNSKLVTRLINRLMLDGKKGKAQKILYDAFDLVRERSGKDPMEVFEQSLKNVMPVLEVKARRVGGANYQVPVEVKPERRTSLGLRWLVSYARLRGEKTMQERLANELMDAANNTGAAVKKKEDTHRMAEANRAFAHYRW from the coding sequence ATGCCGCGAAAAGGACCTGTACCCCGTCGGGAAGTGCTGCCGGATCCGATTTATAACAGCAAGTTGGTCACTCGTCTGATCAACCGGCTGATGCTGGACGGTAAAAAGGGGAAGGCACAAAAAATCTTGTACGATGCCTTTGATCTCGTCCGTGAACGTTCGGGCAAAGATCCGATGGAAGTGTTTGAACAATCCTTGAAAAACGTGATGCCGGTGCTGGAAGTAAAAGCACGCCGCGTTGGCGGAGCCAACTACCAGGTGCCGGTGGAAGTAAAGCCAGAACGGCGCACCAGCCTCGGTCTGCGCTGGTTGGTCAGTTATGCGCGTCTGCGTGGTGAAAAAACCATGCAAGAGCGTTTAGCCAATGAATTGATGGATGCCGCCAACAACACCGGCGCCGCCGTCAAGAAAAAGGAAGACACCCACCGGATGGCCGAAGCCAACCGCGCTTTTGCCCATTATCGCTGGTAA
- the rpsL gene encoding 30S ribosomal protein S12, producing MPTINQLIRKGRKRKVEKSTAPALQHGYNSYRKETTNQSSPQKRGVCTRVGTMTPKKPNSALRKYARVRLSNQIEVTAYIPGIGHNLQEHSSVLVRGGRVKDLPGVRYHIVRGALDTAGVQNRMQGRSKYGTKRPKK from the coding sequence ATGCCGACAATCAACCAATTGATTCGCAAAGGTCGGAAGCGCAAAGTGGAAAAATCGACCGCTCCGGCGTTGCAACACGGCTATAACAGCTATCGCAAAGAAACGACCAACCAAAGCTCTCCGCAAAAACGGGGTGTATGCACCCGTGTGGGCACCATGACTCCGAAAAAACCGAACTCCGCCCTGCGTAAATATGCCCGTGTGCGTTTGAGCAACCAGATCGAGGTAACGGCATACATCCCGGGGATCGGCCATAATCTGCAGGAGCACTCCTCTGTGCTGGTGCGTGGTGGCCGGGTAAAAGACTTGCCGGGTGTCCGTTATCACATCGTCCGCGGTGCACTGGATACCGCCGGTGTTCAAAACCGGATGCAAGGGCGTTCCAAATACGGAACCAAACGGCCGAAGAAATAA
- a CDS encoding 50S ribosomal protein L7ae-like protein, translated as MSYDKVKTASSLMIGAKQTKKAVEQGKVQQVLVAKDADEHVTRSLIQLCRHHGVHVVYVDSMRELGKACGIDVGAATAAILE; from the coding sequence TTGTCTTATGATAAAGTGAAAACGGCAAGTTCCCTGATGATTGGAGCCAAGCAGACCAAGAAAGCGGTTGAGCAAGGAAAAGTGCAACAAGTGCTGGTGGCGAAGGATGCTGATGAGCATGTGACGCGCTCCTTGATCCAGCTTTGTCGCCATCACGGGGTTCACGTCGTATATGTCGACTCCATGAGGGAGTTGGGTAAAGCCTGCGGGATCGACGTGGGCGCGGCGACTGCCGCCATCCTTGAGTAA